From Phenylobacterium montanum, the proteins below share one genomic window:
- the tilS gene encoding tRNA lysidine(34) synthetase TilS — MEPPVSNLITPAFDRKLAPDSRRPIAVAYSGGGDSLAALVATLAWARRAERPVIALHVDHGLQADSSAWTRQAEATARQLGADFAVLAWTGEKPRRGLAAAARRARHALIAEAARARGAEVVVFGHTADDRLEAELMRAEGSSLGWLREWSPSPVWPEGRGVFLLRPLLGLRRAEIRARLEPLGLAWIEDPANVDPASPRARARLRLGSETLPPLPQDRDIEALAVLAASARADDAGGLAFDRASLVATPPDIARRLLSAALASVGGGEAPPRRERLEALVARLAGTRTWITTLAGVRLEADHDIRLAREAGAYRRHALPGLQLAPGETGVWDGRFEIENRSDAAAQVLPLAGRAARLCKDQRDSLRAWPAALRGGLPAIVGASGEACSPVLGPCRGLLARTLVKTRFWGACGVISQEFRSEVAGAALTRVAE, encoded by the coding sequence TTGGAGCCGCCTGTTTCCAATCTGATCACTCCCGCCTTCGACCGGAAGCTCGCGCCGGACAGCCGCCGCCCCATCGCCGTCGCCTATTCCGGCGGCGGGGATTCCCTCGCCGCCCTGGTCGCGACCCTGGCCTGGGCGCGCAGGGCCGAGCGGCCGGTCATCGCCCTGCACGTTGACCACGGCCTCCAGGCCGACAGCAGCGCCTGGACGCGGCAGGCGGAGGCGACGGCGCGCCAGCTCGGCGCCGACTTCGCCGTCCTCGCCTGGACCGGCGAGAAGCCCCGACGTGGCCTCGCCGCCGCCGCCCGCCGCGCCCGCCACGCCCTGATCGCCGAAGCCGCCCGCGCCAGGGGCGCCGAGGTCGTGGTGTTCGGCCACACCGCCGACGACCGCCTGGAGGCCGAACTGATGCGCGCCGAGGGCTCCAGCCTCGGCTGGCTGCGCGAATGGAGCCCCTCGCCGGTCTGGCCCGAAGGCCGCGGCGTCTTCCTGCTGCGCCCCCTGCTCGGCCTGCGCCGGGCCGAGATCCGCGCGCGCCTGGAGCCCTTGGGCTTGGCCTGGATCGAGGACCCGGCCAATGTCGACCCGGCCTCGCCGCGGGCCCGCGCCCGCCTACGGCTGGGGAGCGAGACCCTGCCGCCCCTGCCGCAGGACCGGGACATTGAAGCCTTGGCCGTCCTCGCCGCTTCCGCGCGGGCAGACGACGCCGGCGGCCTCGCCTTCGATCGTGCGAGCCTCGTCGCTACGCCGCCCGACATCGCCCGCCGCCTGCTCTCCGCCGCCCTGGCCTCGGTCGGCGGCGGCGAGGCCCCGCCGCGGCGGGAGCGGCTGGAAGCCCTGGTCGCCCGCCTGGCCGGGACCCGCACCTGGATCACCACCCTCGCCGGCGTGCGGCTGGAAGCCGACCACGATATCCGTCTCGCGCGCGAAGCCGGCGCCTATCGCCGCCACGCCTTACCCGGCCTCCAGCTGGCGCCGGGCGAGACCGGCGTCTGGGACGGCCGCTTCGAAATCGAGAACCGCTCGGACGCCGCCGCCCAGGTCCTGCCCCTGGCCGGCCGCGCGGCGAGGCTTTGTAAAGACCAGCGCGATAGTCTAAGGGCGTGGCCCGCGGCTCTGCGCGGGGGCCTGCCGGCGATTGTCGGCGCTTCCGGCGAAGCCTGTTCACCGGTTCTGGGACCTTGCCGCGGCCTTTTGGCCCGAACGCTGGTCAAGACCCGGTTCTGGGGCGCCTGCGGCGTGATCTCGCAGGAATTTCGGAGCGAAGTTGCTGGCGCGGCGTTGACGCGCGTGGCGGAATGA
- the ftsH gene encoding ATP-dependent zinc metalloprotease FtsH, protein MNLRNLAIWAFIIIVAVALFGIMQTTGKPASEEVTYSQLLHQVDAGHVKQATIKGDQVEAEVGNSHTITATTPENQDELVKKLETAQADIRVKPIGGNPVVSILVQLLPILLIAGVWIFFMRQMQGGARGAMGFGKSKARLLTENKNRVTFDDVAGVDEAKEELSEIVDFLKDPGKFQKLGGKIPKGALLVGPPGTGKTLLARAVAGEAGVPFFTISGSDFVEMFVGVGASRVRDMFEQAKKNAPCIIFIDEIDAVGRHRGAGLGGGNDEREQTLNQLLVEMDGFEANEGIILVAATNRPDVLDPALLRPGRFDRQVVVPNPDVTGREKIIRVHMRNVPLASDVNVRTLARGTPGFSGADLANLVNEAALMAARRNKRMVSMYDFEMAKDKVMMGAERKSMAMSEEEKKNTAYHEGGHALVALTVPGADPVHKATIIPRGRALGMVMQLPEGDRYSMNYQQMTSRLAIMMAGRVAEELIFGKDKITSGASSDIQAATGLARNMITRWGYSDLLGTVSYGDNQEEVFLGHSVARTQNVSEDTAQKIDMEVRRLVQMGLDEARRILSERLDDLHTLAKALLEYETLSGEEIVNVMKGIKPVRDDVEDRRPIGPSVSVPLTHADPKPA, encoded by the coding sequence ATGAATCTGCGTAATCTGGCGATCTGGGCCTTTATCATTATCGTGGCCGTGGCGCTGTTCGGCATCATGCAGACGACCGGAAAGCCCGCCAGCGAGGAAGTGACCTACTCGCAGTTGCTGCATCAGGTCGACGCCGGCCATGTGAAGCAGGCCACGATCAAGGGCGACCAGGTCGAGGCCGAAGTCGGCAACAGTCATACGATCACCGCGACCACGCCAGAAAACCAGGACGAGCTGGTCAAGAAGCTGGAAACGGCGCAGGCCGACATCAGGGTCAAGCCGATCGGCGGCAATCCCGTGGTCTCCATCCTGGTGCAGCTGCTGCCGATCCTGCTGATCGCCGGCGTGTGGATCTTCTTCATGCGCCAGATGCAGGGCGGGGCCCGCGGAGCCATGGGCTTCGGCAAGTCCAAGGCGCGCCTGCTGACCGAAAACAAGAACCGCGTCACCTTCGACGACGTCGCCGGGGTGGACGAGGCCAAGGAAGAGCTGTCGGAAATCGTCGACTTCCTGAAGGACCCCGGCAAGTTCCAGAAGCTGGGCGGCAAGATCCCCAAGGGCGCCCTGCTGGTCGGCCCTCCGGGCACCGGCAAGACCCTGCTGGCCCGCGCGGTCGCGGGCGAGGCGGGCGTGCCCTTCTTCACCATCTCCGGCTCGGACTTCGTGGAAATGTTCGTCGGCGTCGGCGCCAGCCGCGTGCGCGACATGTTCGAGCAGGCCAAGAAGAACGCCCCCTGCATCATCTTCATCGACGAAATCGACGCGGTGGGCCGTCACCGCGGCGCCGGCCTGGGCGGCGGCAATGACGAGCGCGAGCAGACCCTGAACCAGCTGCTGGTCGAGATGGACGGCTTCGAGGCCAACGAGGGCATTATCCTGGTGGCCGCGACCAACCGCCCCGACGTGCTGGATCCGGCCCTCCTGCGCCCCGGCCGCTTCGACCGCCAGGTGGTGGTGCCCAATCCCGACGTGACCGGCCGCGAGAAGATCATCCGCGTCCATATGCGCAACGTGCCCCTCGCCAGCGACGTCAATGTCCGCACCCTGGCCCGCGGCACCCCCGGCTTCTCGGGCGCCGACCTCGCCAACCTGGTCAACGAGGCGGCCCTGATGGCCGCCCGGCGCAACAAGCGCATGGTCTCGATGTACGACTTCGAGATGGCCAAGGACAAAGTCATGATGGGCGCCGAGCGCAAATCCATGGCCATGAGCGAGGAAGAGAAGAAGAACACCGCCTATCACGAGGGCGGCCACGCCCTGGTGGCCCTGACCGTCCCGGGCGCCGACCCGGTGCACAAGGCGACCATCATCCCCCGCGGGCGCGCGCTCGGCATGGTCATGCAGCTGCCGGAAGGCGACCGCTATTCCATGAACTACCAGCAGATGACCTCGCGCCTCGCGATCATGATGGCTGGCCGGGTGGCGGAGGAGCTGATCTTCGGCAAGGACAAGATCACCTCGGGCGCGTCCAGCGACATCCAGGCCGCGACCGGCCTGGCGCGTAACATGATCACCCGCTGGGGCTATTCCGACCTGCTGGGCACGGTTTCCTACGGCGACAACCAGGAAGAGGTGTTCCTGGGCCACTCTGTAGCGCGCACCCAGAACGTCTCCGAAGACACCGCCCAGAAGATCGACATGGAGGTTCGCCGCCTGGTGCAGATGGGCCTGGACGAGGCGCGCCGGATCCTGTCCGAGCGGCTCGACGACCTGCACACCCTGGCCAAGGCGCTCCTGGAATACGAGACCCTGAGCGGCGAGGAGATCGTCAACGTGATGAAGGGCATCAAGCCCGTGCGCGACGACGTGGAAGACCGCCGGCCCATCGGCCCCTCGGTCTCGGTGCCCCTGACCCACGCCGACCCCAAGCCGGCGTGA